The Agaribacterium sp. ZY112 genome includes the window TGTGAGTAGCTACGCGATCTAGGAACCAGCGGTCGTGCGAGATAACCAAGGCAGAACCTGGGAAGGCTAAAATAGCTTCTTCTAATGCGCGCAGGGTTTCAACGTCGAGGTCATTTGATGGCTCATCGAGTAATAATACGTTAGCGCCTTGCTTAAGCGTATTGGCCAAGTGCAGACGGCCGCGCTCACCACCGGATAAGTCGCCAACACGTTTTTGCTGGTCACTGCCTTTAAAGTTAAAGCGACCGGCGTAAGCGCGTGAGCTGACTTCGTAGTTACCGATTTTGAGCATATCGGCGCCGCCACTGATGGCTTGCCAAACACTTTCGTCGTCGTTAAGGCCTTCGCGACCTTGTTCGACAAAGGCGAGCTGTACGGTATCGCCGATAACGACTTCACCGCTGTCAGGCGTTTCGGTGCCTTTGATCATACGGAATAAGGTCGATTTACCTGCGCCGTTACCACCAACAATACCCACAATGGCACCTTTCGGTACGGTGAAGTTGAGATTGTCGATCAGTTGTCTATCGCCAAACCCTTTGCAAACATTGTGGAATTCAATGACTTTGTCGCCTAAGCGCTCACCGGGTGGAATGTAGATTTCGTTGGTCTCGTTGCGGGTCTGAAAGTCTTGGCTTTGCATTTCTTCAAAGCGAGCTAAACGCGCTTTGTTTTTAGCTTGGCGGCCTTTCGGGTTTTTGCGCACCCATTCTAATTCGGCTTTTACGGCTTTTTCACGTGCGGCTTCGCTGCGTGATTCTTGTGCTAAACGAGCTTCTTTTTGTTCCAGCCAGTTGGTGTAATTGCCTTCATAAGGAATGCCATGGCCTCGATCGAGTTCTAGAATCCAGCCAGCTGCGTTATCTAGGAAGTAGCGGTCATGGGTAATAGCGACCACGGTGCCGGTGAATTCTTGTAAAAAGCGCTCCAGCCAAAATACTGATTCAGCATCCAAGTGGTTGGTTGGCTCATCAAGTAACAACATATCTGGGCGACTTAATAATAAGCGGCACAAAGCAACACGGCGTTTTTCACCACCACTTAAGGTGTCTACATTGGCATCCCAAGGTGGTAAACGTAAGGCGTCGGCTGCAACGTCAAGTTTGTGTTCTAGGTTGTGTGCATCCCAAGCCTGAATAGTATCTTCGAATCTCGCCTGTTTTTTAGCCAGGGCATCAAAGTCGGCATCGGGTTCGGCGTAAGCCGCATAGACATCATTAAGGCCATTCAGCGCATCGATAGCTTCTTGCACGCCTTCTTCAATATTGCCACGAACGTCTTTGTCGCTGTTGAGTTGGGGTTCTTGAGGAAGATACCCAACTTTAATATCCGGCATTGGTCGCGCTTCGCCGCTAATGTCGGTATCGAGGCCAGCCATAATACGCAGCAGGGTCGACTTACCTGCACCGTTTAAACCGAGAACACCAATCTTGGCGCCGGGGAAAAATGAAAGGCTTATGTCTTTTAAAATTTCACGTTTGGGCGGTACAACCTTACCCACGCGATTCATTGTGTAAACGTATTGAGCCACGGGCTTTCCTCAGTAACGATAAGATGGGCGCAAGGTAGCGAAAGTCGGAGCCTAAAGCAACTTTCATATAAACTTGCCAGAGGCTTTGCTGTCTTATTTTACTTACACGTATACTGATAGCTTGTAATTACGTCTTAAGTGATCACTTTTGAGGATTAAATGAACATAATTAAACGGTATTTCCACCATCAGCTAGCTGGCCCGCTCTTGCTATTCGGAGCTACTTTTGCCGCGCTGTTGTTTGCCAATGCACCATTATTAACACCCTATTATAAGTTACTGTTGAGCACGCCCGTTGAGGTCAAAGTTGGTGCATTAGAAATCGCTAAGCCCTTATTGCTTTGGGTGAATGATGGTTTGATGGCCTTTTTCTTCTTGTTAGTAGGTTTGGAGTTAAAGCGAGAATTTTTAGAAGGTGAGCTCAGCGATAAGCGAAATATCATTTTGCCTGGCTTAGGGGCTATTGGTGGCATGGCTGCACCGGCCTTAATTTATGCTTTTATCAATAAAGATAATCCAGAGGCGCTGGCTGGTTGGGCTATTCCTGCGGCGACTGATATCGCGTTTGCCTTGGGTGTATTGTCTCTTTTAGGTTCAAGAGTACCTTTAAGTTTAAAAGTATTTTTAACCTCGCTGGCCATTTTTGATGATGTTGGTGCCATCATTATTATTGCGATGTTTTATACCGCTAATATTAGTAGCGAGGCCTTAATTATCGCCGCGGTTTGTAGCGCGATGTTATTTACCGTTAATCGATCAGGTATCACTCAGTTGGGACCTTATGTCGCTATTGGTTTGGTGATGTGGGTGGCTCTATTAAAATCGGGTGTTCACGCAACCTTAGCGGGTGTTGTGATTGCCTTGTTTATTCCTATGCGCGATCCAGAAAATCCTAAGCGCTCTCCGCTTAAGTCGCTTGAGCACGATTTACATAGCACGGTGTTTTTTATCACCTTGCCTATTTTTGCTTTCTGTAATGCGGGGATTAACTTTTCTAAAGTGGGGCTTGATCAGGTATTGCACGGCGTGCCCTTAGGTATTGCAGCGGGGCTTTTCCTCGGTAAGCAAATAGGCATTCTTTTATTTTGTATGCTTCCTGTGATGCTGGGCTGGATTAAATTACCTCAAGGTATGACTAAGTTTGGTTTGTGGGGGGTAAGCTGTATCTGTGGTATCGGTTTTACAATGAGCTTGTTTATTGGCTCCTTGGCTTTTCAGGAAACAGGCGTCGACATGGTTTATGACGAGCGTTTGGGGATTTTGATCGGTTCTTTATTATCCGGTGTGCTGGGTTATCTTGTTTTAAATTGGTCTTTACCCAAACAGGCAAAGGGCTCTAATTAAGCGTTGAAACCAGCGTTTATGTTTAGTTAAAGGCTGCTGTTAACACAAGCAGCCTTTTTTATTGCGCATTGTTTTGTTTATTTAGGCATTACCTAGGTGATACCTAACCTTAAACCCGCGCCTTCGGGGTCTATTGGGTAGCTATTTAGCCTAATAGCAGCGCCAAGTTCTAGGCTGAATATTTGACCGGCGATAGGTACTACTTGAGTTAGTATAAGGTCAATAGGGACTAGTTTGATCTCGCGCTCCCTGTCATCGGTACATGATTAGCAAGTATGACGTAGGTTCAGCCATCTTCTTGTTCAGTGTGGCCTTTGTTGCCCTAAGTGCCTTTCCTCATTGCTAGATTGCTGATTATGTGTATTTAACGCGGGTTTATTTAAGCCTCTTGACGCCTTCACTTTGGAGGGGGGGGGTTTTAGGTTTCTTGGTGCTTAAAGCCGCTAGTTTATAAGCACTGATTTCTTGACTTTAGATAATAGGGTTGTTTAATCCATACGTTATTTGGCTTTTGCAGGTCCTGAATTTATGTATTGGGCCTTTGTCGCAATAATGGGCGTTAACTTTAGTTTGTTAGTACGCTATTCTGGCGGGGTTAAATTACGGTGCTAACGGCTATTTATTTGGATCGTCGCGCTTTTAAAAATATAAACTTTTGCTTACTTCATAAGGAATGAACCATGAACTCAAAGTTTGCTTTAACCTCACTTGCACTACTTGTATCTGCTGGCGTATTAGTCGGTTGTGGCGAAAAAGAAGCCGCTCCAGCGGTTGTTGAAGAAGTTGCTGTTGTTGAGCCCGTAGAAGCTGAAATCGTAGAAAAGCCTTATATCACCAGTAGCTTTGCTTCTACTGTTAATGCCACGGTTAAGTCTTTGAATCTTGAAACTCGTGAAGTGGTTTTGTTGGCTGAAGATGGTTCTGAGCTAGATTTTGTTGTCAGCGAAGACGCTCGTAATTTAGATCAGGTTGAAATCGGTGATACGGTTGTTTCTGAATACGAGACTACGATTACTTTCGAAGTGGTTGCTGGTGAAGATATTCCTAAGCTAGGTGCTGTTGAAGGTGGTGCTATTGTTCGCTCTGAAGAAGGTGAAAAGCCTGGTCTTGCGATTGTTGATGAAAGTATTGAGGCCTTTAAAGTATCAGATATTAATATTGAGGCGGGCACCTTTAAGTTGACCAATGCTGAGGGTATTGAGAAGGAATACGTAGCAGAAGATCCTGAGAACCTTAAGCGTACCGAAGTGGGCGATGTGTTGTTGGTGTCTGTGTCTGAATCTGTTGCTATCGACGTTGTTGAGAGTGATTGGAAGCTAGGCGCTGACGAATAAGTTACCTGCCTGTTGCCAGTGTGTGGGGCTTACTCGCACGCTGGCTTTAAAGCTTCCTTACCTCTATGTAACTGTCTTCTGTTCCCTGTCACTTGGCTCAGTTTTAGAGCTATTCTCCTGCCCCTAGCTTGCTTAAACAAGCTTTACTCTTTTGCTATTTCAACTGCTGCGAACAATGCGTGTTTCGTGTACAATGCGCGCCTCTTCGGCACCTAGCCGCACCTGTTTTCTGCCCCTAAGACTTGAGGACGCCCATGTTTGATCCTAACCAAACTCTCGAAGCCTTTGATCCTGAAATTTGGCAAAGTATTCAAAAAGAAAGCCGCCGTCAGGAAGAGCATATCGAATTGATTGCCTCTGAAAACTACACCAGCCCAGCAGTGATGGTTGCCCAAGGCACCAAACTGACCAATAAATACGCCGAAGGTTATCCTGGCAAGCGTTATTATGGTGGTTGTGAGTATGTTGATACTGCTGAATCATTAGCTATTGAGCGCGCTAAAGAACTTTTTGGTGCTGATTATGCCAATGTGCAGCCGCACAGTGGTTCTCAGGCCAATAATGCGGTTTACGCGGCGCTTTGTAACCCCGGTGATACCGTTTTGGGTATGAGCTTGGCGCACGGTGGTCACTTGACTCACGGGGCGAAAGTAAGCTTCTCAGGTAAGATCTACAACTCAGTTCAATACGGCTTAAACCCAGAAACGGGTTTAGTTGATTACAACGAGATTCGCGAGCTGGCGCTAGAGCACAAGCCTAAGATGATTGTTGCTGGTTTCTCTGCTTACTCTCAAGTTCTTGATTGGCAGAAATTCCGTGATATCGCTGATGAAGTAGGCGCCTACCTATTGGTTGATATGGCTCATGTTGCAGGTTTGGTTGCTGCGGGCGAGTACCCGTCACCTGTTCAAATTGCCGACGTGACTACATCTACCACTCATAAGACTTTGCGTGGCCCTCGTGGTGGTATCATCTTGGCC containing:
- the ettA gene encoding energy-dependent translational throttle protein EttA, with translation MAQYVYTMNRVGKVVPPKREILKDISLSFFPGAKIGVLGLNGAGKSTLLRIMAGLDTDISGEARPMPDIKVGYLPQEPQLNSDKDVRGNIEEGVQEAIDALNGLNDVYAAYAEPDADFDALAKKQARFEDTIQAWDAHNLEHKLDVAADALRLPPWDANVDTLSGGEKRRVALCRLLLSRPDMLLLDEPTNHLDAESVFWLERFLQEFTGTVVAITHDRYFLDNAAGWILELDRGHGIPYEGNYTNWLEQKEARLAQESRSEAAREKAVKAELEWVRKNPKGRQAKNKARLARFEEMQSQDFQTRNETNEIYIPPGERLGDKVIEFHNVCKGFGDRQLIDNLNFTVPKGAIVGIVGGNGAGKSTLFRMIKGTETPDSGEVVIGDTVQLAFVEQGREGLNDDESVWQAISGGADMLKIGNYEVSSRAYAGRFNFKGSDQQKRVGDLSGGERGRLHLANTLKQGANVLLLDEPSNDLDVETLRALEEAILAFPGSALVISHDRWFLDRVATHILAYEGDSEVVFFEGNYTEYHEDFVERKGENAQPQRMKYKPIKS
- the nhaA gene encoding Na+/H+ antiporter NhaA, which translates into the protein MNIIKRYFHHQLAGPLLLFGATFAALLFANAPLLTPYYKLLLSTPVEVKVGALEIAKPLLLWVNDGLMAFFFLLVGLELKREFLEGELSDKRNIILPGLGAIGGMAAPALIYAFINKDNPEALAGWAIPAATDIAFALGVLSLLGSRVPLSLKVFLTSLAIFDDVGAIIIIAMFYTANISSEALIIAAVCSAMLFTVNRSGITQLGPYVAIGLVMWVALLKSGVHATLAGVVIALFIPMRDPENPKRSPLKSLEHDLHSTVFFITLPIFAFCNAGINFSKVGLDQVLHGVPLGIAAGLFLGKQIGILLFCMLPVMLGWIKLPQGMTKFGLWGVSCICGIGFTMSLFIGSLAFQETGVDMVYDERLGILIGSLLSGVLGYLVLNWSLPKQAKGSN
- the glyA gene encoding serine hydroxymethyltransferase; protein product: MFDPNQTLEAFDPEIWQSIQKESRRQEEHIELIASENYTSPAVMVAQGTKLTNKYAEGYPGKRYYGGCEYVDTAESLAIERAKELFGADYANVQPHSGSQANNAVYAALCNPGDTVLGMSLAHGGHLTHGAKVSFSGKIYNSVQYGLNPETGLVDYNEIRELALEHKPKMIVAGFSAYSQVLDWQKFRDIADEVGAYLLVDMAHVAGLVAAGEYPSPVQIADVTTSTTHKTLRGPRGGIILAKANEEIEKKLNSAVFPGGQGGPLMHVIAAKAVSFKEAMSDEYKTYQKQVVVNAKAMAKVFIERGINIVSGGTENHLMLVDLIGKEYSGKDADAALGEANITVNKNSVPNDPRSPFVTSGLRVGTPAITTRGFGEKESTDLANWIVDVLDSLENGTSEDVIAATKEKVLAVCEKFPVYAS